Proteins encoded in a region of the Falco rusticolus isolate bFalRus1 chromosome 10, bFalRus1.pri, whole genome shotgun sequence genome:
- the LOC119154737 gene encoding olfactory receptor 5F1-like — protein sequence MEEYQRSRKDKFPVKKYIGVWSHELWPITLMRWNLLQRVAPVNHTDMHDFILVGLTIRLDLQVTLFVVFLLFYVITVVGNLGIIAVVWLDSQLQMPMYFFLSNLSFLDLCYSSVVTPKMLLSLSSERNTISFAGCFVQLYFYVALVTVECYLLAAMAYDRYLAICSPLCYPAAMSQELCTALLAGSYAVGFVSSLVLTVVGLRVSFCSPKVIDHFFCDGPPLFKLACSDTYLNQVLTLAFAGFHGVTTISVILISYGCILSTILRMGSVLGKRKAFGTCSSHMVVVAIFYGSLLFMYLRPSSSYSLPRDKIVSVFYTVVTPMLNPFIYSLRNQEVKRAVKRVVGRMTVSLPKR from the exons ATGGAGGAATACCAGAGATCCAGGAAGGACAAGTTCCCTGTGAAGAAGTACATTGGGGTATGGAGCCATGAGCTATGGCCTATCACCCTGATGAG GTGGAATTTGTTACAGAGAGTGGCACCTGTCAATCACACTGATATGCATGACTTCATTCTTGTGGGGCTGACCATCCGCCTGGATCTCCAG GTTACCCTCTTTGTGGTTTTCCTGCTCTTCTATGTCATCACGGTGGTGGGAAACCTTGGCATCATTGCTGTAGTCTGGCTTGATTCCCAGCTTCAGATGCCCATGTACTTCTTTCTCAGCAACTTGTCCTTCTTGGATCTCTGCTACTCCTCCGTTGTGACACCCAAAATGCTGCTGAGCCTCTCATCGGAAAGGAACACTATTTCTTTTGCTGGCTGCTTCGTACAGCTGTATTTCTATGTTGCTTTGGTAACTGTGGAGTGCTACCTCCTGGCTGCCATGGCGTACGATCGCTACCTGGCCATCTGCAGCCCCCTGTGCTACCCTGCTGCCATGTCCCAGGAGCTCTGCACTGCCCTCTTGGCGGGGTCCTACGCTGTTGGGTTTGTCAGCTCGCTGGTGCTCACAGTGGTTGGGCTGAGGGTGTCCTTCTGCAGCCCCAAGGTCATTGACCACTTCTTCTGTGATGGGCCACCACTCTTTAAACTGGCCTGCTCTGACACTTACCTCAACCAAGTGCTGACACTCGCTTTTGCGGGCTTCCATGGGGTCACCACCATATCAGTCATCCTCATCTCCTACGGCTGCATCCTATCCACCATCCTGAGGAtgggctctgtgctgggcaAGCGCAAAGCTTTTGGGACCTGCTCATCCCACATGGTGGTTGTTGCCATCTTCTACGGGAGCCTCCTCTTCATGTACCTGCGGCCCAGCTCCAGCTACTCCCTGCCCAGGGACAAAattgtttctgtcttttacaCAGTGGTGACCCCCATGTTGAACCCCTTCATCTACAGCCTGAGGAACCAGGAGGTGAAGAGAGCTGTGAAGAGAGTGGTGGGGAGAATGACTGTTTCCCTGCCAAAGCGGTAA
- the LOC119154367 gene encoding olfactory receptor 5AR1-like isoform X1 — protein MLILWFSASLLSYSTGVTMTVKGNCTPSAEFVLSAFSTQGNVQAVLFMVFLVIYLITLLGNLGMLVLIRLDAQLHTPMYFFLSSLSFLDICYSSSITPRLLSDLLAERKVISYSACLLQFFFFAVFATTECYLLAAMAYDRYVAICSPLLYASSMSSRVCASLVAGSYLAGIMNATIHTGLALRLSFCGSNTINHFYCEGPPLYAISCTEPTINEMMMFVVVGFNLFVTSLTILISYTYILATILRVRSAAGKHKAFSTCASHLTAVTLFYGSALSMYSRPSSRHSQDLDKVASVFYTVVTPMLNPLIYSLRNQDVKDVLRRVMEKKHPSDR, from the coding sequence ATGCTGATTCTGTGGTTCTCTGCATCTCTGCTTTCCTACAGCACCGGTGTTACTATGACGGTGAAAGGAAATTGCACCCCCAGCGCTGAATTTGTTCTCTCGGCGTTCTCAACACAAGGGAATGTCCAGGCTGTCCTCTTCATGGTCTTCTTGGTGATCTACTTGATCACTCTGCTGGGGAATCTGGGGATGCTCGTGCTGATCAGGCTGGATGCCCAGCTTCACACCCCCATGTACTTCTTCCTGAGCAGCCTGTCCTTCCTGGACATCTGCTATTCCTCCTCAATCACCCCCAGACTGCTCTCAGATCTCCTAGCAGAGAGGAAGGTCATTTCTTACTCGGCATGCCtcctacaattttttttctttgcgGTCTTTGCCACCACTGAGTGCTACCTCTTGGCTGCCATGGCATATGACCGCTACGTGGCCATCTGCAGCCCGCTGCTCTACGCCAGCTCCATGTCCAGCAGAGTCTGTGCATCACTGGTAGCTGGCTCGTACCTTGCTGGGATCATGAACGCCACTATCCACACGGGGCTGGCACTGCGGCTGTCCTTCTGTGGGTCCAACACCATCAACCACTTCTACTGCGAGGGGCCCCCGCTTTACGCCATCTCTTGCACGGAGCCCACCATCAATGAGATGATGATGTTCGTTGTGGTTGGCTTCAATCTGTTTGTCACCAGCCTGACCATCCTCATCTCCTACACCTACATTCTGGCCACTATCCTGAGAGTGCGCTCGGCTGCAGGGAAACACAAAGCCTTCTCCACGTGTGCATCCCACCTGACTGCCGTGACCCTCTTCTACGGATCTGCTTTGTCCATGTACTCGCGACCCAGCTCCAGGCACTCCCAGGACCTTGACAAAGTGGCCTCTGTGTTTTACACGGTGGTGACCCCCATGCTGAACCCCCTCATCTACAGCCTGAGGAACCAGGACGTGAAGGATGTGCTGAGGAGAGTGATGGAGAAGAAACATCCCTCTGACAGATAG
- the LOC119154367 gene encoding olfactory receptor 1019-like isoform X2, with amino-acid sequence MAGGNHSSVTEFVLLGFTDLQELLFVIFLLIYVTTLVGNLGMIVLVKTNSQLHTPMYFFLSHLSFLDICYSSSITPKLLLGLLAERNIISFSGCITQFFFFAVFGTTEAILLAVMAYDRYVAICEPLHYLAAVSHGLCVRLVVGSYAAGSLNAFVHTSALLRLSFCGPNLINHFYCEIPPLLLISCSDTWLNKMVMAACIGFIITTSVLAIVASYSCILQTIWSICSVEGRHKAWSTCTSHFMAVALFYGSAAFLYFQPFSRHAEDQGKTASIFYTVVTPMLNPFIYSLRNKDLRSTLRRATRTLLSCIYSHRSCCN; translated from the coding sequence ATGGCTGGGGGAAACCACTCGAGTGTGACTGAGTTTGTCCTCTTGGGCTTCACTGACCTGCAGGAGTTGCTCTTCGTGATTTTTTTACTCATCTATGTCACCACGCTGGTGGGGAACCTGGGGATGATTGTCCTCGTCAAGACCAACTCTCAGCTTCACACGCCCATGTACTTCTTCCTCAGCCACCTCTCTTTCCTGGACATCTGCTATTCTTCATCCATCACGCCGAAGCTCCTGCTGGGCCTCCTTGCAGAgagaaatataatttctttcagtgGCTGCATcacacagtttttcttctttgcagtaTTTGGCACCACAGAAGCCATCCTTCTGGCCGTCATGGCATACGATCGCTACGTGGCCATCTGTGAGCCTCTGCACTACCTGGCTGCCGTGTCCCATGGGCTCTGCGTCCGGCTGGTGGTGGGCTCCTACGCTGCTGGGAGCCTGAACGCCTTTGTGCACACCAGCGCTCTCCTCCGTCTCTCTTTCTGTGGCCCAAACCTCATCAATCATTTCTACTGTGAAATCCCACCACTCCTGCTAATCTCGTGCTCTGACACCTGGCTCAACAAGATGGTGATGGCCGCATGCATTGGCTTCATCATAACAACCTCGGTCTTGGCCATCGTTGCTTCCTATTCCTGCATCCTGCAGACCATCTGGAGCATCTGCTCAGTGGAGGGCAGGCACAAAGCCTGGTCCACCTGCACCTCCCACTTCATGGCTGTTGCTCTCTTCTACggctctgcagctttcttgtaTTTCCAGCCTTTCTCCAGACATGCAGAAGATCAAGGGAAAACAGCCTCCATCTTCTACACAGTGGTGACCCCCATGCTCAACCCTTTCATCTACAGCCTGAGGAACAAGGATTTGAGGAGCACCCTCAGAAGAGCTACAAGGACGCTCCTCTCCTGCATCTATTCCCACAGGTCCTGCTGTAACTGA
- the LOC119154387 gene encoding olfactory receptor 5G3-like: MTQSNCTQVTKFSLMGFTEDPVTQVILFLIFLLTYLITVLGNLGMMVLIRASPQLHSPMYYFLGNLAFVDLCSSTVITPKMLVDFISEKKVIAYAGCMAQVFIFDLFGITECFLLAAMAYDRYVAICHPLVYPLVMSPECCFQLVTGSYLMGLINGTGQTIGMSRLSFCSSSVIDLFFCDISALISLSTTDITLSHAILRTSASLFGASSILVILVSYMAVISTILSISSAKGKHKAFSTCSSHLVTVSIFYGTSFFMYLKPSSDSSRGGDKWAVVLYTVVTPMLNPFIYSLRNKDVKEALRRLAKIK, translated from the coding sequence ATGACACAAAGCAACTGCACCCAAGTGACCAAGTTCAGCTTAATGGGGTTCACAGAGGACCCGGTGACTCAGGTCATCCTCTTCCTGATATTTCTGCTCACCTACCTCATCACTGTCCTGGGGAACCTTGGGATGATGGTGTTAATCAGGGCCAGCCCTCAGCTCCACTCCCCCATGTATTATTTCCTGGGCAACCTGGCTTTTGTAGACCTCTGTTCTTCCACCGTCATCACCCCCAAGATGTTAGTTGACTTCATATCAGAGAAGAAGGTCATTGCTTATGCTGGGTGTATGGCTCAGGTATTCATTTTTGATCTTTTTGGGATAACCGAGTGCTTCCTGCTGGCTGCAATGGCGTATGACCGTTACGTGGCCATTTGCCATCCCCTGGTGTATCCCCTTGTCATGTCCCCAGAATGCTGTTTCCAGCTGGTGACTGGGTCATATCTCATGGGGTTGATAAATGGCACGGGGCAGACTATCGGCATGTCCAGGTTatccttctgcagctccagtgTCATTGACCTGTTCTTCTGTGACATTTCCGCTCTGATATCACTCTCAACTACAGACATCACCCTCAGCCACGCTATCCTAAGAACTTCAGCATCTTTATTTGGTGCATCCAGCATCCTGGTTATCCTGGTCTCCTACATGGCCGTCATCTCCACCATCCTGAGCATCAGTTCAGCCAAGGGCAAGCACAAAGCCTTCTCTACCTGCAGCTCCCACCTCGTCACTGTGAGCATCTTCTATGGGACATCATTTTTTATGTACTTAAAGCCCAGCTCAGACAGCTCAAGAGGAGGAGATAAATGGGCTGTGGTCCTCTACACCGTGGTGACTCCCATGCTGAACCCGTTCATCTACAGCCTGAGGAATAAGGACGTGAAGGAGGCTTTGAGGagacttgcaaaaataaaatga